One genomic segment of Methanothermobacter wolfeii includes these proteins:
- a CDS encoding PKD domain-containing protein: MKHIRYGKIVLAVFILSSIITLPLAEAHILIIANSRSDMGEAYDEARKVATTLKNKGYQVLELYNGSATVKNILKGMYGADAVIYAGHGGYMKGNYDDNGGDASPPFSLVASDGYIWGDGEMMRVGNTSFYAPFKDGIPVILLHACFSTGWVDEYEVKNPVETIYHFSRMFMGSGANYYATAWDGAEIIYDFLNGAANFQEANQRNWEVINNSSVYNGTRVWRNEHGYAAFVGDWNGTFPRANQTTSYDDAAAEEWYATKTRPNFTDNRPPVCDFTYAYSGSTSIRTLTFQSAAYDPDSDDITLKWKFGDGSTATGSTVTHTYAREGYYTVTLTVTDSKGVISGKRKTVKVGYPRPDLVVTGVRKSGSTLYITVRNQGTDTARNFYTRVWYGKYSTRNYKQLYTGTLTPGASVTLKTYYGYRRGTVKVDYFNRVPEKSETNNIRTF; encoded by the coding sequence GTGAAGCATATACGATATGGAAAAATAGTCCTCGCAGTATTCATACTCTCTTCTATAATCACATTACCACTGGCAGAGGCCCACATACTTATAATAGCCAATAGTCGTTCAGACATGGGCGAAGCTTACGATGAGGCCAGGAAGGTTGCAACAACCCTTAAAAATAAGGGATACCAGGTACTTGAACTTTATAATGGCAGTGCAACCGTAAAGAATATACTCAAGGGCATGTACGGTGCTGATGCCGTGATATACGCGGGGCACGGCGGTTACATGAAGGGAAACTATGATGATAATGGAGGAGATGCAAGCCCACCCTTCTCCCTTGTGGCATCAGACGGCTACATATGGGGAGACGGTGAGATGATGCGAGTCGGGAACACATCATTCTATGCCCCATTCAAGGATGGCATACCTGTGATACTGCTCCATGCATGCTTCTCAACGGGATGGGTTGATGAATACGAGGTTAAAAATCCAGTAGAGACAATATACCACTTCTCAAGGATGTTCATGGGTTCAGGAGCCAACTATTATGCGACTGCATGGGACGGCGCAGAGATAATCTACGACTTCCTCAATGGAGCAGCAAACTTCCAGGAGGCCAACCAGAGGAACTGGGAGGTTATCAATAACAGCTCAGTCTACAATGGAACAAGGGTATGGCGCAATGAACATGGATACGCTGCATTTGTAGGTGACTGGAACGGTACATTTCCGAGGGCAAACCAGACCACAAGCTATGATGATGCGGCTGCAGAGGAATGGTACGCCACAAAGACAAGGCCGAACTTCACCGATAACCGGCCACCGGTATGTGACTTCACATACGCCTACTCAGGTTCAACAAGTATCAGGACATTAACATTCCAGTCAGCAGCATACGACCCGGACAGCGACGATATCACACTTAAATGGAAGTTCGGTGACGGCTCAACAGCCACAGGATCCACGGTAACGCACACCTATGCAAGGGAGGGCTACTACACGGTAACCCTTACAGTAACAGACAGCAAAGGAGTCATATCAGGTAAAAGGAAGACGGTTAAGGTCGGATATCCCAGGCCGGACCTTGTAGTCACCGGTGTCAGGAAATCAGGAAGCACGCTCTACATCACAGTAAGGAATCAGGGAACAGACACGGCAAGGAACTTCTACACCCGTGTATGGTACGGTAAATACTCCACAAGGAACTATAAACAGTTATACACGGGAACACTCACCCCTGGGGCCAGCGTAACACTTAAGACATACTACGGATACCGGCGGGGCACGGTTAAGGTGGACTACTTTAACAGGGTCCCTGAGAAGTCAGAGACAAACAACATAAGGACCTTCTAA
- the carB gene encoding carbamoyl-phosphate synthase large subunit, with product MPRDESINKVLIIGSGPIQIGQAAEFDYSGSQACKSLREEGIETVLVNSNPATIQTDMDMADRVYIEPLTPEIVAKIIEREKPDAILPTMGGQTGLNVATGLAEIGALEGVRVIGSSIETIRNVEDRDLFDSFMKKLDEPVPAARAVNSVEEAFEAVEEIGYPVIVRPAFTLGGTGGGVAHNREELVEIATRGLEMSFINQVLIDQSVLGWKEFEYEVMRDRNDTCIIVCNMENIDPMGIHTGESIVVAPAQTLSDEDNQRLRDATIKIIRALGIEGGCNIQFAVHPETGEYKVIEVNPRVSRSSALASKATGYPIAKIAAKIAVGMTLDEIQNDITKETPASFEPTIDYIVTKIPRWPFDKFKGISREIGVQMKSTGEVMAIGRTLEESLNKAIRSLDVGADGFVRVPYTMDDLKTPTDLRLFQIYTALRDGMSVDEIHEVTSIDRFFLEKIRNIAEFESGLNRESITDPRVLLKAKRLGFSDSNLARITGMDESEIRSLRLKNNIKPVYKMVDTCAAEFEARTPYYYGCYDLEDEVEVSDRKKVIIIGSGPIRIGQGIEFDYCCVHAAMALRDDGYEAIMVNNNPETVSTDYDISAKLYFEPLTLEDVMAIIEKEKPEGVVVQFGGQTSINLAVPLAGEGVRILGTPHESIDRVEDRERFTKVLDKLGIPQAPYGIAKSFEDAREVAERIGYPVLVRPSYVLGGRAMEIVYDEGELEEYMKEAVRVSPEHPILVDKFLEDAIEVDVDALADGRDVYIGGIMEHIEEAGVHSGDSACVIPPQTIPEDIIETIKDYTRRLALELDVVGLINIQYAVKPGSDPSVYILEANPRASRTVPFVSKATGVPLAKMAARLMMGSTLRELGLTGEGTVEHVAVKESVFPFIKLPGVDSVLGPEMKSTGESMGIDENFGIAYYKSQLSAGMDLLTEGKVFISVRDQDKDKIEDIVRKAHELGFKIMATRGTARAVEGVADIEVVRKVSQGSPNIRDAILRGEVGLIINTPSGKQSADDGYLIRRMAVELGIPYVTTLAGARAALNAIEAVRLGRITVKSLGEYHGS from the coding sequence ATGCCGCGGGATGAAAGCATCAACAAGGTACTTATCATAGGATCAGGCCCTATACAGATAGGGCAGGCAGCAGAATTTGACTACTCAGGTTCTCAGGCATGCAAGTCTCTCAGGGAGGAGGGAATAGAGACGGTACTCGTTAACTCAAACCCTGCCACAATCCAGACCGATATGGATATGGCTGACAGGGTCTACATTGAACCCCTCACACCTGAGATCGTTGCAAAGATAATTGAAAGGGAAAAACCCGACGCCATACTCCCGACCATGGGGGGCCAGACAGGCCTCAACGTTGCAACGGGACTTGCAGAGATAGGGGCCCTTGAGGGTGTAAGGGTTATAGGTTCATCCATTGAAACAATAAGGAACGTTGAGGACCGTGACCTCTTCGACAGCTTCATGAAGAAACTGGACGAACCAGTACCCGCAGCAAGGGCTGTTAATTCAGTTGAAGAGGCCTTTGAGGCGGTTGAGGAGATAGGATACCCTGTCATCGTGAGGCCCGCCTTCACCCTGGGAGGTACAGGCGGGGGGGTTGCCCATAACCGTGAAGAACTCGTTGAGATAGCAACAAGGGGCCTGGAGATGAGCTTCATCAACCAGGTCCTCATAGACCAGTCCGTCCTTGGCTGGAAGGAGTTCGAATACGAGGTTATGAGGGACCGCAACGACACCTGCATAATAGTCTGTAACATGGAGAACATCGACCCCATGGGTATACATACAGGGGAAAGCATCGTGGTTGCACCGGCCCAGACCCTAAGCGATGAGGACAACCAGCGGCTCAGGGATGCGACCATAAAGATCATAAGGGCCCTGGGTATTGAGGGGGGCTGCAACATACAGTTCGCTGTCCACCCGGAGACCGGCGAATACAAGGTTATAGAGGTTAACCCGAGGGTCAGCAGGAGCAGTGCCCTGGCATCAAAGGCAACAGGGTACCCGATAGCAAAGATAGCCGCCAAGATAGCGGTGGGAATGACCCTTGATGAGATACAGAATGATATAACAAAGGAAACCCCAGCATCATTCGAACCCACAATTGATTATATCGTGACAAAGATACCCCGCTGGCCCTTTGACAAGTTCAAGGGGATAAGCAGGGAGATAGGGGTTCAGATGAAGTCAACAGGGGAGGTCATGGCCATAGGCAGGACCCTTGAGGAGTCCCTTAACAAGGCCATAAGGTCCCTTGATGTGGGTGCTGATGGCTTCGTCAGGGTGCCCTACACCATGGATGACCTTAAAACACCAACTGACCTCAGGCTCTTCCAGATCTACACCGCCCTCAGGGACGGGATGAGTGTTGATGAGATACACGAGGTAACCAGCATCGACAGGTTCTTCCTCGAGAAGATAAGGAACATCGCAGAATTCGAATCCGGCCTTAACAGGGAATCCATCACAGATCCAAGGGTCCTGCTGAAGGCAAAGAGGCTCGGTTTTTCAGATTCAAACCTTGCACGCATCACAGGGATGGATGAGTCTGAAATAAGGTCCCTGAGACTCAAAAATAATATAAAACCCGTTTATAAGATGGTGGACACGTGCGCTGCAGAGTTCGAGGCCAGAACACCCTACTACTACGGATGCTATGACCTTGAGGATGAGGTGGAGGTTTCAGACAGGAAGAAGGTCATTATAATAGGTTCCGGACCCATAAGGATAGGTCAGGGGATAGAATTCGACTACTGCTGTGTCCACGCCGCAATGGCCCTGAGGGATGATGGCTATGAGGCCATAATGGTTAACAACAACCCGGAGACAGTGAGTACCGATTATGATATATCCGCCAAGCTTTACTTCGAGCCCCTGACACTTGAAGACGTCATGGCCATCATAGAGAAGGAGAAACCTGAAGGCGTTGTTGTCCAGTTCGGCGGCCAGACATCCATCAACCTGGCGGTGCCGCTTGCAGGGGAGGGTGTGAGGATACTTGGAACCCCCCATGAGAGCATAGACAGGGTTGAGGACCGTGAAAGGTTCACAAAGGTCCTTGATAAGCTCGGCATACCCCAGGCCCCCTATGGAATCGCAAAGTCCTTTGAAGACGCCAGGGAGGTGGCTGAGCGCATAGGTTACCCTGTCCTGGTGAGGCCCTCCTATGTACTTGGCGGAAGGGCCATGGAGATAGTTTACGATGAGGGTGAACTTGAGGAGTACATGAAGGAGGCTGTGAGGGTTTCCCCGGAGCACCCCATACTAGTGGACAAGTTCCTTGAGGATGCCATAGAGGTTGATGTTGATGCCCTTGCAGATGGCAGGGACGTCTACATTGGGGGTATAATGGAGCACATAGAGGAGGCGGGCGTCCATTCAGGTGACTCGGCATGCGTAATACCGCCCCAGACAATCCCTGAGGATATAATTGAAACCATAAAGGACTACACAAGGAGGCTGGCCCTTGAACTGGATGTGGTGGGCCTTATAAACATCCAGTATGCCGTTAAACCTGGCTCTGACCCGTCGGTTTACATACTGGAGGCCAACCCCAGGGCAAGCCGTACGGTTCCCTTTGTGAGCAAGGCAACCGGTGTGCCCCTTGCAAAGATGGCCGCAAGGCTCATGATGGGTTCAACCCTCAGGGAACTTGGACTTACAGGTGAAGGCACGGTGGAACACGTTGCAGTCAAGGAATCTGTTTTCCCGTTCATAAAGCTCCCGGGCGTCGACTCCGTCCTGGGCCCTGAGATGAAATCCACGGGTGAGAGCATGGGGATAGATGAGAACTTCGGGATAGCCTACTACAAGTCCCAGCTCTCAGCAGGCATGGACCTCCTTACAGAGGGCAAGGTGTTCATCAGTGTTAGGGACCAGGATAAAGATAAGATCGAGGATATTGTAAGGAAGGCCCATGAGCTTGGCTTTAAGATCATGGCCACCAGGGGCACTGCAAGGGCAGTTGAGGGTGTTGCCGATATTGAGGTCGTGAGGAAGGTCAGCCAGGGGTCACCCAACATAAGGGACGCCATACTCAGGGGTGAGGTTGGCCTCATAATCAACACACCATCAGGTAAACAGTCAGCCGATGACGGTTACCTGATAAGGAGGATGGCCGTTGAACTTGGAATACCCTACGTAACGACACTTGCAGGTGCAAGGGCGGCCTTAAACGCAATTGAGGCTGTTCGCCTTGGAAGGATAACGGTCAAATCCCTTGGGGAATACCATGGTAGCTGA
- the carA gene encoding glutamine-hydrolyzing carbamoyl-phosphate synthase small subunit, translating to MFKEAKLALEDGTILRGEAFGFETVTTGEVVFATGMTGYVESLTDPSYKGQILMPTYPLQGNYGVSEEWYQSDGIKAEGLIVREECRAPSHELSQKTLSEFLEEYRIPGISGIDTRALTIKIRDKGAMKGALATEEIDDEELLELAVNQPDITEIDLVDKVCVKEPVFMNEDAGRRVVIVDCGIKRNSINALLRRDVGVVIVPYTMEPEEIMDHDPDALLISSGPGDPTRVREAIEAVKRLSSRLPVFGICLGQQIISLAFGARIYKMKFGHRGVNQPVKDLRTGEVSITSQNHGFTVDPSSVEGTDIEITQMNLNDKTPEAIEHRELPVFSVQYHPEAGPGPHDTDSIFDRFVNVMKEY from the coding sequence ATGTTTAAAGAAGCAAAACTCGCCTTGGAAGATGGCACTATACTTAGAGGAGAAGCCTTCGGATTCGAAACAGTCACAACAGGGGAAGTTGTTTTCGCAACAGGCATGACGGGCTACGTGGAGTCGCTCACGGATCCATCATACAAGGGCCAGATACTCATGCCAACCTATCCCCTTCAAGGTAATTATGGTGTATCAGAGGAATGGTACCAGTCAGACGGTATAAAGGCCGAGGGCCTTATCGTAAGGGAGGAATGCAGAGCACCCTCACATGAACTCTCCCAGAAGACCCTCTCAGAGTTCCTGGAGGAGTACAGGATCCCAGGGATCTCAGGGATAGATACAAGGGCGCTCACAATAAAAATCAGGGACAAGGGGGCAATGAAGGGGGCCCTGGCCACTGAAGAAATAGATGATGAGGAGCTCCTTGAACTTGCGGTTAACCAGCCGGACATAACAGAGATTGACCTTGTGGATAAGGTCTGTGTGAAGGAACCCGTGTTCATGAATGAGGATGCAGGAAGGAGGGTGGTTATAGTTGACTGCGGTATAAAGAGGAACAGTATAAACGCCCTCCTCAGGAGGGATGTGGGTGTTGTCATCGTACCCTACACCATGGAACCCGAAGAGATCATGGACCACGACCCCGACGCCCTCCTGATTTCAAGCGGACCAGGGGACCCAACAAGGGTCAGGGAGGCAATAGAGGCTGTTAAAAGACTATCCAGCCGCCTCCCGGTATTCGGGATCTGCCTTGGACAGCAGATAATCTCCCTGGCCTTCGGAGCAAGGATTTACAAGATGAAATTCGGGCACCGGGGAGTGAACCAGCCTGTCAAGGACCTCAGGACAGGTGAGGTTTCAATAACCTCCCAGAACCATGGCTTCACGGTTGACCCATCATCGGTTGAGGGCACCGATATTGAGATAACCCAGATGAACCTCAACGATAAAACACCCGAGGCCATAGAGCACAGGGAACTGCCCGTGTTCAGTGTCCAGTATCACCCTGAAGCAGGGCCGGGGCCTCATGATACAGACAGCATCTTTGACAGATTCGTGAATGTGATGAAGGAATACTGA
- the rimI gene encoding ribosomal protein S18-alanine N-acetyltransferase — protein MIIREFKPQDLKRVLEIEKASFRDPYPANLLRDIYNLGAGFLVAQEDGKVVGFIIFWIRFEDEGHIISLAVDKDYRRRGVGRELVRMTISIFEKFHIKNIKLEVRAENRVAISFYRSLGFREEKIIRDYYEDGEDAVVMTMDISEPGVKRRSAGADQLRSSLNQEES, from the coding sequence ATGATAATAAGAGAATTCAAGCCCCAGGACCTTAAAAGGGTCCTTGAGATCGAGAAGGCATCCTTCAGGGATCCGTACCCCGCCAACCTCCTTAGGGACATCTACAACCTTGGAGCAGGCTTTCTGGTTGCTCAGGAGGACGGTAAGGTAGTGGGATTCATAATCTTCTGGATCCGCTTTGAGGATGAAGGTCATATTATTTCACTTGCAGTGGATAAAGATTACCGTCGCCGGGGTGTTGGAAGGGAACTGGTGAGGATGACCATAAGTATATTTGAAAAGTTTCACATTAAAAATATTAAGCTGGAGGTAAGGGCAGAGAACAGGGTAGCCATAAGTTTCTACAGGTCCCTTGGATTCAGGGAGGAGAAGATTATAAGGGACTACTATGAGGATGGGGAGGATGCGGTGGTAATGACAATGGATATATCTGAACCAGGAGTTAAGAGGAGGTCTGCAGGCGCAGATCAGTTACGATCATCATTAAACCAGGAAGAATCATGA
- a CDS encoding UPF0146 family protein, which produces MWKDLAIYIIRSCEPGARVVEVGAGRFLDVSEHIRKHSKIDLILTDIKPSHGGIIEDDVTSPRMDIYRGASLIYSIRPPAELHAPLMRVADAAGARLIIKPLTGEDIVTPKRMKLVNFQRTFFYEYKPLPENPRAHQPGANKP; this is translated from the coding sequence ATGTGGAAAGACCTTGCAATCTACATAATCAGAAGCTGCGAACCCGGCGCCCGGGTTGTTGAGGTTGGTGCCGGAAGGTTCCTTGATGTTTCAGAGCATATCCGGAAACATTCAAAAATTGATTTGATACTAACAGATATTAAACCTTCCCATGGGGGCATCATTGAAGATGATGTAACATCCCCGAGGATGGACATTTACAGGGGGGCGAGCCTCATATACTCCATAAGGCCGCCGGCTGAACTTCACGCCCCCCTCATGAGGGTTGCCGATGCTGCAGGGGCCCGCCTGATAATTAAACCACTTACAGGGGAGGATATAGTCACCCCTAAAAGGATGAAGCTTGTGAACTTTCAGAGAACATTCTTCTATGAGTACAAACCGCTCCCTGAAAATCCCCGGGCTCATCAGCCGGGTGCAAATAAGCCATGA